A genome region from Panthera leo isolate Ple1 chromosome A2, P.leo_Ple1_pat1.1, whole genome shotgun sequence includes the following:
- the HILPDA gene encoding LOW QUALITY PROTEIN: hypoxia-inducible lipid droplet-associated protein (The sequence of the model RefSeq protein was modified relative to this genomic sequence to represent the inferred CDS: inserted 1 base in 1 codon) has product MKPLLNLYLLGVVLTLLSIFVRLMESLGGLLESPLPGSSWTTRSQPASTEPPRXLPDHPSRGV; this is encoded by the exons ATGAAGCCTCTGTTGAACCTCTATCTCTTAGGTGTGGTGTTGACCCTGCTCTCCATTTTCGTTAGACTGATGGAGTCCCTGGGAGGCTTACTGGAGAGCCCGTTACCTGGGAGCTCCTGGACCACCAGAAGTCAaccagccagcacagagcccccta GCCTTCCAGACCATCCATCCAGAGGGGTGTGA